The Achromobacter pestifer genome includes a region encoding these proteins:
- a CDS encoding PqiC family protein, translated as MNRRPSPRARLANPSSEQSRSTGRLTPRLRPVLSLLALSAALAGCGASSPVHYHTLQAPAVQAPGGAVAPASFLIEVQPVNISTQADQPQLMVRTGEGSLSALYSERWSSPLGDELRGALSDALKRELGALDVQLVKPGPGAAVWRVQTDVQRFELEPGRMAQLDATWRVRPVNMKGSGLLCRSVVTESVTEEGVPAMIAAQQRAVVSLAGAMASAIRGQSPAGSASVQMLGCAALKD; from the coding sequence ATGAATAGACGCCCATCCCCCCGCGCCCGCCTGGCGAACCCGAGTTCCGAGCAGTCGCGATCCACGGGCCGGCTGACGCCGCGCTTGCGCCCGGTCCTGTCCTTGCTGGCATTGTCGGCCGCGCTGGCCGGCTGCGGAGCGTCCTCGCCGGTGCACTATCACACCTTGCAGGCGCCGGCGGTCCAGGCTCCGGGCGGCGCCGTGGCGCCGGCCAGCTTCCTGATCGAGGTGCAGCCGGTCAATATTTCGACGCAGGCGGATCAGCCCCAGCTGATGGTGCGCACCGGCGAGGGCAGCTTGTCCGCGCTGTATTCCGAGCGCTGGAGCTCGCCGCTAGGCGACGAACTGCGCGGCGCGCTGTCGGATGCGCTGAAGCGCGAACTGGGCGCGCTGGACGTGCAACTGGTCAAGCCGGGTCCCGGCGCCGCGGTCTGGCGCGTGCAGACCGATGTGCAGCGGTTTGAGCTGGAGCCGGGCCGCATGGCCCAACTGGATGCGACCTGGCGCGTGCGGCCGGTCAACATGAAGGGTTCCGGCCTGCTGTGCCGCAGCGTGGTGACGGAATCGGTGACGGAAGAGGGCGTGCCTGCCATGATCGCCGCGCAGCAGCGCGCCGTGGTCAGCCTGGCCGGCGCCATGGCCTCGGCCATCCGTGGGCAATCCCCGGCCGGATCGGCCTCGGTCCAGATGCTGGGCTGCGCGGCGCTCAAGGACTAA
- a CDS encoding intermembrane transport protein PqiB → MSEQAPGSGEEKFASPAISRKKKSRISWIWLVPIVAALMGLSLVVRTWMQAGPDISISFNTAEGLEVGKTQLRYKDVNIGTVRSIGFNEDRTKVVVQAELSKDVSDLAREGTNFWVVRPRLDVSGVSGLGTLLSGAYIGVDAAEGKDNSKKATKLHFEGMEVPPAVTHDRAGKRFKLKASDLGSLDIGSPVYFRRINVGRVIGYALDETGKAVNVEVFVDAPNDKFVTQGTRFWNASGVDFSVNADGLKVRTQSLVSMAVGGVAFEPVISARDAGKPAQADAQFDLYATESAAKANPDGEAFPIRMRFDQSIRGLTVGAPIDFSGITLGNVTQINMDFDPVAKRFYSLVDATLYPERLGRVFDEVRDRAAKDGDVAGNRLLGGMIKHGLRAQLRTANLLTGQLYVALDDFPNAKPVDFKMSDPAMIPTVPGNLDQLQQQISNIVAKIEKIPFDKIGEDLRTTLASTSKLMNRLDKQVAPEAQNMLKQAKESMAQVNALLASDASLPVNTEKAMQELGRAARSLRALADFLQANPEALLRGRGPDPIPGAGPVRN, encoded by the coding sequence ATGTCCGAGCAAGCACCCGGATCCGGTGAAGAGAAGTTCGCCTCACCCGCGATCTCGCGCAAGAAGAAGAGCCGGATTTCATGGATCTGGCTGGTGCCCATCGTGGCGGCCCTGATGGGCCTGTCGCTGGTCGTGCGGACCTGGATGCAGGCCGGTCCCGACATCTCCATTTCATTCAACACCGCCGAAGGCCTGGAAGTCGGCAAGACCCAGCTGCGCTACAAGGACGTCAATATCGGCACCGTGAGGTCCATCGGCTTCAACGAAGACCGTACCAAGGTGGTGGTGCAGGCGGAGCTGTCCAAGGACGTTTCCGACCTGGCGCGCGAAGGCACCAACTTCTGGGTGGTGCGCCCGCGTTTGGACGTGAGCGGCGTATCCGGCCTGGGCACGCTATTGTCCGGCGCCTATATCGGCGTGGACGCGGCCGAAGGCAAGGACAATTCCAAGAAAGCCACCAAACTGCATTTCGAAGGGATGGAAGTGCCGCCCGCGGTCACGCATGACCGCGCCGGCAAGCGCTTCAAGCTTAAGGCGTCCGACCTGGGTTCCCTGGATATCGGTTCGCCCGTGTATTTCCGGCGCATCAACGTGGGCCGCGTGATTGGCTACGCGCTCGACGAAACCGGCAAGGCCGTCAATGTCGAGGTGTTTGTGGATGCGCCCAACGACAAGTTCGTGACTCAGGGCACGCGCTTCTGGAACGCCAGCGGGGTCGACTTCAGCGTCAATGCGGACGGCCTCAAGGTGCGCACGCAGTCGCTGGTGTCGATGGCGGTGGGCGGAGTCGCCTTCGAACCGGTCATCAGCGCGCGCGACGCCGGCAAGCCGGCGCAAGCCGACGCCCAGTTCGACCTGTACGCGACCGAGTCGGCCGCCAAGGCCAATCCGGACGGCGAGGCCTTCCCGATCCGCATGCGCTTTGACCAGTCCATCCGCGGCCTGACGGTGGGCGCGCCGATCGACTTCAGCGGCATCACGCTGGGCAACGTCACGCAGATCAACATGGACTTCGATCCGGTCGCCAAGCGCTTCTACTCGCTGGTGGATGCCACCCTGTATCCGGAGCGCCTGGGCCGCGTGTTCGACGAAGTGCGCGATCGCGCCGCCAAGGACGGCGATGTTGCGGGCAACCGCTTGCTGGGCGGGATGATCAAGCACGGCCTGCGCGCGCAGTTGCGCACCGCCAACCTGCTGACCGGCCAGCTGTACGTGGCGTTGGACGACTTCCCCAACGCCAAGCCGGTCGACTTCAAGATGTCGGATCCCGCCATGATCCCGACGGTGCCGGGCAACCTGGATCAGCTGCAGCAGCAGATCAGCAACATCGTCGCCAAGATCGAAAAGATTCCGTTCGACAAGATCGGCGAGGACCTGCGCACCACGCTGGCCAGCACCTCCAAGCTGATGAACCGGCTGGACAAGCAGGTCGCGCCTGAAGCGCAGAACATGCTCAAGCAGGCCAAGGAATCCATGGCGCAGGTCAACGCGCTGCTGGCATCCGATGCTTCCTTGCCGGTGAATACGGAGAAGGCGATGCAGGAACTGGGCCGCGCGGCTCGGTCGCTGCGCGCCCTGGCCGACTTCCTGCAAGCCAATCCCGAGGCCTTGCTGCGCGGCCGCGGCCCAGACCCGATCCCCGGCGCCGGTCCTGTCAGGAACTGA
- a CDS encoding paraquat-inducible protein A — translation MTADRQPLIECEHCASIYRRHQLEPGETANCARCGATLWRYSGLTLSNWLALAISALIVFGVANAYPVASMAVQGMTQQASLLDAIAITWRQDHWVVAIMTGMAGFALPMLQLTVLLWVLGPLSRGREPVGFRTAMRLLGVLRPWCMIPVFLLGVLVAVVKLAGMAAVAPGIGLGAFGLLTILLTMLGRLSPHVLWRYAETVGVVPVHVPQAGPDSVLTGCHVCGQVQAVPHAADPEEEHHCVRCEAVVHHRKPDHLARTWALLLAAVVFYIPANVLPVMQVRSVLGDSAHTILGGVVELWEMGSWDIALIVFIASVAVPLTKLLALILLLLTEQWRSTTNLRPRTRLYQMVEFIGQWSMLDVFVVILLAALADFQGLMEISAGAGAAAFGVTVILTMLSAMSFDLRRSWDLEGQSEIESPPVAGGRQPAPVAGKEMG, via the coding sequence ATGACTGCGGACCGCCAGCCGCTGATCGAGTGCGAACACTGCGCGAGCATCTATCGCCGGCATCAGCTTGAACCTGGAGAGACCGCCAATTGCGCCCGCTGCGGTGCCACCTTGTGGCGCTACAGCGGGCTTACTTTGTCCAATTGGCTGGCGCTCGCCATTTCCGCCCTCATCGTGTTCGGGGTGGCCAACGCCTATCCCGTGGCCTCCATGGCCGTGCAGGGCATGACGCAGCAGGCATCCCTGCTGGACGCCATTGCCATCACCTGGCGCCAGGACCACTGGGTCGTCGCCATCATGACGGGCATGGCCGGTTTCGCGCTGCCGATGCTGCAGCTCACCGTGCTGCTGTGGGTGCTGGGACCGCTGTCGCGCGGCCGCGAGCCCGTGGGCTTTCGTACCGCGATGCGCCTGTTGGGCGTGTTGCGGCCCTGGTGCATGATTCCGGTGTTCCTCTTGGGCGTGCTGGTGGCGGTGGTGAAGCTGGCCGGCATGGCGGCGGTGGCGCCCGGCATCGGGCTGGGCGCGTTCGGCCTGCTCACCATACTGCTGACCATGCTGGGGCGCCTGTCGCCCCACGTGCTGTGGCGTTATGCCGAGACGGTGGGCGTGGTGCCGGTGCATGTGCCGCAAGCCGGGCCGGACAGCGTCCTGACCGGATGCCATGTTTGCGGCCAGGTGCAGGCCGTGCCGCACGCCGCCGACCCGGAAGAAGAGCACCACTGTGTGCGTTGCGAGGCCGTGGTGCACCACCGCAAGCCCGACCATCTGGCGCGCACCTGGGCGCTGCTGCTGGCGGCCGTGGTGTTCTACATACCCGCCAACGTGCTGCCGGTGATGCAGGTCCGTTCCGTGTTGGGCGACAGCGCCCATACCATTCTGGGCGGCGTGGTCGAGCTTTGGGAAATGGGCTCCTGGGATATCGCCCTGATCGTCTTCATCGCCAGCGTGGCGGTGCCGCTGACCAAGCTGTTGGCGCTCATCCTGCTGCTCTTGACGGAGCAATGGCGCAGCACCACCAACCTGCGCCCGCGCACGCGCTTGTATCAAATGGTTGAGTTCATCGGCCAATGGTCGATGCTGGACGTTTTTGTCGTTATATTGCTGGCGGCGCTGGCGGACTTCCAGGGCTTGATGGAGATCAGCGCCGGCGCGGGCGCGGCGGCCTTCGGGGTGACCGTGATCCTGACCATGCTGTCCGCCATGAGTTTCGACCTGCGCCGCAGTTGGGACCTTGAAGGCCAAAGTGAAATAGAATCGCCACCGGTGGCGGGCGGGCGCCAGCCGGCGCCTGTTGCCGGCAAGGAAATGGGCTAG
- the pbpC gene encoding penicillin-binding protein 1C — protein MNPAATPVAGASRARRWRRRGIFAASALFALAALLFTLDRLYPLPPVDSGGAAVVVAADGTPLRNYPSRDGIWRYPVKPGQVSERYLETLLTYEDRWFYWHPGVNPVAMARAGWQWATNRRIVSGGSTLTMQVARLIDPDLAGKPSRSMSAKLRQAWRAIQLEMHYSKDEILSLYLTHAPMGGIVEGVEMGSRLWLGKPARDLSPAEAAMLTALPQAPSRLRPDRHPGAAQAARDKVLDRMVELGRWTPAEVADAKIENVVAPPLRARWLAPLAAQRLLQEAGSQRTAGRRPGERPAVVTSTLDADMQAAVERMLQDRVDGLPPKVSMAVLVMDNDTLEVKAYAGSADFSDESRAAHVDMVRGVRSPGSTLKPFLYAQALDEGLIHSESLLIDAPMSFGGYAPGNFQAAFAGPISVAQALQRSLNVPAVDLLDRVGPSSFASVMLAGGVRLRLPAGAEPNLSLILGGGGTTLEELVGAYRALARGGVSGRPRLRPEQARVESRMMSPGAAWIVRDILESGGHPDRPFYQSGSPARQLAWKTGTSFGFRDAWAVGVTDRWTMGVWVGRPDGTPNPGFFGANVAAPLLQDIVAALPEGAQQVRVRPETVQAAVTCWPLGYKLGSVPSGECPEQRAAWVLNETAPPSFAGYADASLGPLRLGGVASGSVLRPVPGGREVALDVDVQGTEGEVWWMLDGRVVGHGASGHPFKLVLAMDGRYTLTVMDAQGRHDRVVFEISGVTP, from the coding sequence TTGAACCCCGCCGCCACCCCCGTGGCGGGCGCCTCGCGCGCCCGCCGCTGGCGGCGGCGAGGAATCTTCGCGGCCAGCGCCTTGTTTGCGCTGGCCGCGTTGTTATTCACGCTGGACCGCCTCTATCCCTTGCCGCCCGTGGATTCGGGCGGCGCCGCCGTCGTCGTGGCCGCCGACGGCACGCCGCTGCGCAACTATCCCAGCCGCGACGGCATCTGGCGCTATCCGGTCAAGCCCGGCCAGGTGTCCGAGCGCTATCTGGAAACGCTGCTGACCTACGAGGACCGCTGGTTTTACTGGCATCCGGGCGTCAATCCGGTGGCGATGGCGCGCGCCGGCTGGCAGTGGGCCACCAACCGCCGCATCGTGTCGGGCGGCTCCACCCTGACCATGCAGGTCGCGCGGCTGATCGATCCGGATCTGGCCGGCAAGCCTTCACGCTCGATGTCGGCGAAGCTGCGGCAGGCCTGGCGCGCCATCCAGCTGGAAATGCACTACAGCAAGGACGAGATCCTGTCGCTGTACCTGACCCACGCGCCCATGGGCGGCATCGTGGAAGGCGTGGAAATGGGCTCGCGCCTGTGGCTGGGCAAGCCGGCGCGCGACCTGAGCCCGGCCGAAGCGGCGATGCTGACGGCCTTGCCGCAAGCGCCGTCGCGCCTGCGTCCGGACCGCCATCCCGGGGCCGCGCAGGCCGCCCGCGACAAGGTGCTGGACCGCATGGTCGAACTGGGCCGCTGGACCCCGGCCGAAGTGGCCGACGCCAAGATCGAGAACGTGGTCGCGCCGCCGCTGCGGGCGCGCTGGCTGGCGCCCCTGGCCGCGCAGCGGCTGCTGCAGGAAGCGGGCAGCCAGCGCACGGCGGGCCGGCGCCCTGGCGAGCGGCCCGCCGTGGTCACGTCCACCCTGGACGCGGACATGCAGGCGGCGGTGGAGCGCATGTTGCAGGACCGGGTGGACGGCCTGCCGCCCAAGGTGTCGATGGCCGTGTTGGTAATGGACAACGATACGCTGGAGGTCAAGGCCTACGCCGGCTCCGCCGATTTCTCCGACGAAAGCCGGGCCGCTCACGTGGACATGGTGCGTGGCGTGCGTTCGCCGGGCTCCACGCTCAAGCCGTTCCTGTATGCGCAGGCGCTCGACGAGGGCCTGATCCACTCCGAAAGCCTGCTGATCGACGCGCCGATGTCGTTCGGCGGCTACGCGCCGGGCAATTTCCAGGCCGCATTCGCCGGCCCGATCAGCGTGGCGCAGGCCTTGCAGCGCTCGCTCAACGTGCCGGCCGTGGACCTGTTGGACCGCGTCGGGCCCAGCAGTTTCGCCTCGGTCATGCTGGCCGGCGGGGTGCGGTTACGATTGCCCGCGGGCGCGGAACCGAATTTGAGCTTGATTTTGGGCGGGGGCGGCACCACATTGGAAGAACTGGTGGGCGCTTACCGGGCCTTGGCCCGTGGTGGCGTCTCCGGGCGGCCCCGTTTGCGGCCGGAGCAGGCGCGGGTCGAGTCCCGTATGATGAGCCCTGGGGCGGCCTGGATCGTCCGTGACATCCTGGAGAGCGGCGGCCATCCTGACCGGCCGTTCTATCAGTCAGGCAGTCCGGCGCGGCAACTGGCCTGGAAAACCGGGACAAGTTTCGGATTCCGGGATGCCTGGGCTGTCGGAGTGACCGACAGGTGGACGATGGGCGTCTGGGTCGGCCGTCCGGACGGTACGCCCAACCCTGGATTTTTCGGCGCCAACGTGGCGGCGCCGCTGCTGCAGGATATCGTGGCGGCTTTGCCCGAAGGCGCCCAGCAGGTCCGCGTCAGGCCCGAAACGGTGCAGGCCGCGGTGACATGCTGGCCACTGGGTTACAAGCTCGGCAGCGTGCCGTCCGGCGAATGTCCGGAGCAGCGCGCGGCCTGGGTGTTGAATGAAACGGCGCCGCCGTCTTTTGCCGGCTACGCCGACGCCTCGCTTGGACCGTTGCGTCTGGGCGGCGTGGCCAGCGGCTCGGTGCTGCGGCCCGTGCCGGGTGGGCGTGAAGTGGCGCTGGATGTGGATGTGCAGGGAACAGAAGGCGAAGTATGGTGGATGCTGGACGGGCGCGTGGTTGGCCATGGCGCGTCGGGTCATCCGTTTAAATTAGTGCTGGCCATGGACGGCCGATATACGCTTACCGTCATGGATGCGCAAGGCCGCCACGACAGAGTGGTTTTTGAAATCTCTGGCGTTACGCCATGA
- the clpA gene encoding ATP-dependent Clp protease ATP-binding subunit ClpA: MISQELEVSLHMAFVEARSARHEFITVEHLLLALLDNASAVEVLRACAANLDDLRRNLRQFVSENTPVIPSGAEVDTQPTLGFQRVIQRAIMHVSAGGTGKKPVTGANVLVAIFGEKDSHAVYYLQQQGVTRLDVVNFLSHGITKQPQVESAAVQKEQQTNGEEQGESRQSPLDQYATDLNAAALAGRIDPLIGREHEVERVIQVLCRRRKNNPLLVGEAGVGKTAIAEGLAWRITRGEVPEILQAAQVFSLDMGALLAGTKYRGDFEQRLKGVLKQIRGNPDAILFIDEIHTLIGAGSASGGTLDASNLLKPALSSGQLKCIGATTYNEYRGVFEKDHALSRRFQKIDVPEPSVEQTVQILRGLKSRFEEHHSVRYSAAALSAAAELSARFINDRHLPDKAIDVIDEAGAAQRLLPRSRQKKVIGKVDIENIVSKIARIPPQSVSNDDRSKLATLDRDLKTVVFGQDNAIEALSAAIKMARSGLGKPEKPIGAFLFSGPTGVGKTEVARQLAFTLGVELLRFDMSEYMERHAVSRLIGAPPGYVGFDQGGLLTEAITKQPHCVLLLDEIEKAHPDVFNILLQVMDHGTLTDNNGRKADFRNVIVIMTTNAGAETLNRPSIGFANSRVVGDEMAEIRRMFTPEFRNRLDAIIPFAPLDREIILRVVDKFLMQLEDQLHERRVEAIFTTGLREHLAKEGFDPLMGARPMQRLIQDTIRRALADELLFGKLVDGGTVTVDLDEEGKVKLDFDENGKPPSSDAPDKQEVELVD; the protein is encoded by the coding sequence GTGATTTCTCAAGAGCTTGAAGTCAGCCTGCATATGGCTTTCGTCGAGGCCCGTTCGGCCCGGCATGAATTTATTACCGTCGAGCATCTGCTGCTGGCGTTGCTCGACAACGCTTCGGCCGTTGAAGTGCTGCGCGCCTGCGCCGCGAACCTGGACGACCTGCGCCGCAATCTGCGCCAGTTCGTTTCGGAGAACACCCCGGTGATCCCGAGCGGCGCCGAGGTCGACACGCAGCCCACGCTGGGTTTCCAGCGCGTGATCCAGCGCGCCATCATGCATGTCTCGGCGGGCGGCACCGGCAAGAAACCGGTCACCGGCGCCAACGTGCTCGTGGCCATTTTCGGCGAAAAGGATTCGCACGCTGTGTACTACCTGCAACAGCAGGGCGTGACGCGGCTGGACGTCGTCAATTTTCTGTCGCATGGCATTACCAAACAGCCCCAGGTGGAGTCCGCCGCCGTGCAGAAAGAGCAGCAGACCAATGGTGAAGAACAGGGCGAATCGCGTCAGTCGCCGCTGGACCAGTACGCCACCGACCTGAACGCCGCCGCGCTGGCGGGCCGTATCGATCCCCTCATCGGGCGCGAACACGAAGTCGAACGCGTGATCCAGGTGCTGTGCCGCCGCCGCAAGAACAACCCGCTGCTGGTCGGCGAGGCCGGCGTGGGCAAGACCGCCATCGCCGAAGGCCTGGCCTGGCGCATCACGCGCGGCGAAGTGCCTGAAATCCTGCAGGCCGCCCAGGTCTTTTCGCTGGACATGGGCGCCTTGCTGGCGGGCACCAAGTACCGTGGCGATTTTGAACAGCGCCTGAAGGGCGTGCTCAAGCAGATCCGCGGCAACCCCGACGCGATCCTGTTCATCGACGAAATCCATACCCTGATCGGCGCCGGTTCGGCCTCGGGCGGCACGCTGGACGCGTCCAATCTCTTGAAGCCGGCCTTGTCGTCCGGGCAACTCAAGTGCATCGGCGCGACCACCTACAACGAATACCGCGGCGTCTTTGAAAAAGACCACGCGCTGTCGCGCCGCTTCCAGAAGATCGACGTGCCCGAACCCAGCGTCGAACAGACCGTGCAGATCCTGCGCGGCCTGAAGAGCCGCTTCGAAGAGCACCACAGCGTGCGCTACTCGGCCGCCGCCTTGTCGGCCGCGGCCGAGCTGTCGGCGCGCTTCATCAATGACCGCCATCTGCCGGACAAGGCCATCGACGTGATCGACGAGGCTGGCGCCGCGCAGCGCCTGTTGCCGCGTTCGCGCCAGAAGAAGGTAATCGGCAAGGTGGACATCGAAAACATCGTGTCCAAGATCGCGCGCATCCCGCCGCAGTCCGTCTCCAACGACGACCGCAGCAAGCTCGCGACGCTGGACCGCGACCTGAAGACCGTGGTCTTCGGTCAGGACAACGCCATCGAAGCGCTGTCCGCCGCCATCAAGATGGCGCGCTCGGGCCTGGGCAAGCCGGAAAAGCCGATAGGCGCCTTCCTGTTCTCCGGACCCACCGGCGTGGGCAAGACCGAGGTCGCCCGCCAGCTGGCTTTCACGCTGGGCGTGGAGCTGCTGCGCTTTGACATGTCGGAATACATGGAGCGGCACGCGGTGTCGCGCCTGATCGGCGCGCCTCCGGGCTACGTCGGTTTCGACCAGGGCGGCCTGCTGACCGAGGCCATCACCAAGCAGCCGCACTGCGTGCTGCTGCTCGATGAAATCGAAAAGGCGCACCCGGATGTGTTCAACATCCTGCTGCAGGTCATGGACCACGGCACGCTGACCGACAACAACGGCCGCAAGGCGGACTTCCGCAATGTCATCGTCATCATGACGACCAACGCGGGCGCCGAAACCTTGAACCGTCCGTCCATCGGCTTTGCGAATTCGCGCGTGGTGGGCGACGAAATGGCGGAAATCCGCCGCATGTTCACGCCCGAGTTCCGCAACCGCCTGGACGCGATCATCCCGTTCGCGCCGCTGGACCGCGAAATCATCCTGCGCGTGGTGGACAAGTTCCTCATGCAACTGGAAGACCAACTGCACGAGCGTCGCGTGGAAGCCATCTTCACCACGGGTCTGCGGGAGCATCTCGCCAAGGAAGGGTTCGATCCGCTCATGGGCGCGCGCCCCATGCAGCGCCTCATCCAGGACACCATCCGCCGCGCGCTGGCTGACGAGCTGCTGTTCGGCAAGCTGGTCGACGGCGGCACGGTGACCGTGGATCTGGACGAGGAGGGCAAGGTCAAACTGGACTTCGACGAGAACGGCAAGCCGCCCTCGTCGGATGCGCCTGACAAACAGGAAGTCGAACTGGTCGATTAA